A DNA window from Rhizobium jaguaris contains the following coding sequences:
- a CDS encoding carbohydrate ABC transporter permease, translating to MTDMASSVRMTTGTKIYLYASLTIIAAIVLIPLLTTALGGFKSLGDLRTHPFGLPSEWHFENYTGILFGDRYWRQMMNSLIIAVLTVFLTVTVSAMAAFAFAHVKFFGSNFLLNYFLIGLMFPAATAILPLFIRIRDLGLLNTYWGVVLPQVAFGLGMSILLFRNYFRNLPEELFQAAFVDGCGYIRFFWHISLPLSRPIVATVSIISFVGSWNSYILPLIMLNSDSIYPWPLGMMVYSGEFGTEWELVLAFITLTIMPTIIVFFLAQKHIIAGLTAGAVKS from the coding sequence ATGACTGATATGGCCTCATCCGTTCGCATGACCACCGGCACGAAGATCTATCTCTACGCGTCGCTGACCATCATCGCCGCCATCGTGCTGATCCCGCTGTTGACCACGGCGCTCGGCGGTTTCAAGTCGCTGGGCGACCTCAGAACCCATCCGTTCGGCCTGCCGTCCGAGTGGCATTTCGAGAACTATACCGGCATCCTGTTCGGCGACCGTTACTGGCGGCAGATGATGAACTCGCTGATCATCGCCGTTCTGACCGTGTTCCTGACGGTCACGGTCTCGGCCATGGCAGCCTTCGCCTTTGCGCATGTGAAGTTCTTCGGTTCGAACTTCCTGCTGAATTATTTCCTGATCGGCTTGATGTTCCCAGCGGCCACCGCGATCCTGCCGCTTTTCATCCGCATCCGCGATCTCGGTCTGCTCAATACCTACTGGGGCGTAGTGCTGCCGCAGGTGGCTTTTGGCCTCGGCATGAGCATTCTTCTGTTCAGAAACTATTTTCGCAACCTCCCGGAAGAATTGTTTCAGGCGGCTTTCGTCGATGGTTGCGGCTATATCCGCTTCTTCTGGCACATCTCGCTGCCGCTCTCCCGTCCGATCGTTGCCACGGTCAGCATCATCTCCTTCGTCGGCAGCTGGAACAGCTACATCCTGCCGCTGATCATGCTGAATTCGGACTCGATCTACCCTTGGCCGCTTGGCATGATGGTCTATAGTGGCGAATTCGGCACAGAATGGGAACTGGTGCTGGCCTTCATCACGCTGACCATTATGCCGACCATCATCGTTTTCTTCCTGGCACAGAAGCACATCATCGCGGGTCTCACCGCCGGTGCCGTGAAATCCTGA
- a CDS encoding carbohydrate ABC transporter permease: protein MPVILLFLPPALLLFTIFVILPMGEAAWYSLYKWNGYGPPTEFVGLRNFQVLFKNDAFLTSLKNNALIILVSIAIQVPLAIWLATMLANRIRGVVLFRLIFFLPYVLAEVAAGLIWRFVYDGDYGLFAAISHFLGTATPYVLADKNLAMYAVLAVIVWKYFGFHMMLFIAGLQSLDKSVLEAAEIDGATGWQKFRYVTLPLLGSTLRLSVFFAVVGSLQLFDLIMPLTGGGPFNSTQTMVTFLYNFGVTRMQVGLGSAVGVVLFVICVTLAFGYKRIFMRND from the coding sequence ATGCCTGTCATCCTGCTGTTCCTGCCGCCGGCGCTGCTGCTTTTCACCATCTTCGTCATCCTGCCGATGGGAGAAGCCGCCTGGTATAGCCTCTACAAATGGAATGGCTACGGCCCGCCGACGGAATTCGTGGGCCTGCGCAATTTCCAGGTTCTCTTCAAGAACGACGCCTTCTTGACGTCGCTCAAGAACAATGCGCTGATCATCCTGGTTTCGATCGCGATCCAGGTGCCGCTTGCCATCTGGCTCGCGACGATGCTGGCGAACCGCATTCGCGGCGTCGTGCTCTTCCGGCTGATCTTCTTCCTGCCCTATGTGTTGGCGGAAGTGGCCGCTGGCCTGATTTGGCGCTTCGTCTATGACGGCGATTATGGTCTTTTCGCCGCGATCTCGCATTTCCTGGGCACAGCCACGCCCTACGTCCTCGCTGACAAGAATCTGGCGATGTATGCGGTGCTGGCGGTGATCGTGTGGAAATATTTCGGCTTCCACATGATGCTGTTCATCGCCGGCCTGCAGTCCCTCGACAAGAGCGTGCTGGAAGCCGCCGAAATTGACGGCGCCACCGGCTGGCAGAAATTCCGTTACGTCACTTTGCCGTTGCTCGGCTCAACACTGCGCCTGTCGGTCTTCTTCGCCGTCGTCGGCTCGTTGCAGCTTTTCGATCTGATCATGCCGCTTACCGGCGGTGGACCATTCAACTCGACGCAGACGATGGTGACCTTCCTCTATAATTTCGGCGTCACCCGCATGCAGGTCGGCCTCGGCAGCGCCGTCGGCGTCGTGCTGTTCGTCATCTGCGTCACCCTCGCCTTCGGTTACAAACGGATATTTATGCGCAATGACTGA
- a CDS encoding extracellular solute-binding protein, translating to MLYERGAKALRGARIAAIAAATGLAILAGATSAAADTVVKWLHLELDPNYIAIWRKIADQYEAKHPGVKIEMQFLANEAFKAKLPTLLQSKDAPDFFYSWGGGVLKQQEETGTLMDLTTAMNANGGAWLKTYNPAAVKGLTFDNKISAVPFKLGTVSFFYNKALFAKAGVDATAIKSWDDYLAAVKKIKAAGIVPIAGGGGEKWPIHFYWSYLVMRDGGQQVFTAAKTGQGNGFNDPAIIKAGEQLADLGKLDPFQPGYLGTTWPQALGVFGDGKAAMILGFENTAANQRTNAGDGKGLADDNIGRFAFPAVTGGAGLATDTLGGLNGWAVTKKAPPEALDFLAYLTNPDNERIMAQAGMIIPVTIGSEDGVKSPLMHASADQLAHSTWHQNFFDQDLGPSVGRVVNDISVGIVSGQITPKDGAQQVQDAFEQDQL from the coding sequence ATGCTGTATGAACGTGGGGCGAAAGCCCTTCGCGGTGCGCGTATCGCCGCCATTGCCGCCGCCACAGGGCTTGCGATCCTTGCCGGTGCTACCAGCGCGGCCGCGGATACGGTCGTCAAGTGGCTGCACCTGGAGCTCGATCCGAACTACATCGCCATCTGGCGGAAGATCGCCGATCAATACGAAGCCAAGCATCCGGGCGTGAAGATCGAAATGCAGTTCCTGGCGAATGAAGCCTTCAAGGCCAAGCTGCCGACGCTGCTGCAATCGAAGGACGCACCGGATTTCTTCTATAGCTGGGGCGGCGGCGTGCTGAAGCAGCAGGAAGAAACCGGCACGCTGATGGACCTGACCACGGCGATGAACGCCAATGGCGGCGCCTGGCTGAAGACCTACAACCCCGCTGCCGTAAAGGGCCTCACCTTCGACAACAAAATCAGCGCCGTGCCATTCAAGCTCGGCACCGTTTCCTTCTTCTACAACAAGGCGCTCTTCGCCAAGGCCGGCGTCGATGCGACAGCCATCAAGAGCTGGGACGACTATCTGGCCGCGGTCAAGAAGATAAAGGCTGCCGGCATCGTTCCGATCGCAGGCGGTGGCGGCGAGAAGTGGCCGATCCACTTCTACTGGAGCTATCTGGTGATGCGTGACGGAGGCCAGCAGGTCTTCACCGCGGCCAAGACCGGCCAGGGCAACGGCTTCAACGACCCGGCGATCATCAAGGCCGGCGAGCAGCTCGCAGACCTCGGCAAGCTCGATCCGTTCCAGCCCGGTTATCTCGGCACCACCTGGCCGCAGGCGCTCGGCGTCTTCGGCGACGGCAAGGCTGCTATGATCCTCGGTTTTGAAAACACCGCCGCCAACCAGCGCACCAATGCCGGCGACGGCAAGGGTCTGGCCGACGACAATATCGGCCGTTTCGCCTTCCCGGCGGTCACGGGTGGCGCCGGTCTTGCGACCGATACGCTCGGCGGCCTGAATGGCTGGGCCGTGACCAAGAAGGCACCGCCGGAAGCGCTCGACTTCCTGGCCTATCTGACCAATCCGGACAATGAGCGCATCATGGCGCAGGCCGGCATGATCATTCCGGTGACGATCGGTTCGGAAGATGGCGTCAAGAGCCCGCTGATGCATGCATCGGCCGACCAATTGGCGCATTCGACCTGGCACCAGAACTTCTTCGACCAGGATCTCGGTCCTTCCGTCGGCCGCGTCGTCAACGACATCTCGGTCGGTATCGTTTCGGGTCAGATCACGCCGAAGGATGGCGCACAGCAGGTCCAGGACGCCTTCGAGCAGGATCAGCTCTAA